One segment of Cottoperca gobio chromosome 24, fCotGob3.1, whole genome shotgun sequence DNA contains the following:
- the bmp2b gene encoding LOW QUALITY PROTEIN: bone morphogenetic protein 2b (The sequence of the model RefSeq protein was modified relative to this genomic sequence to represent the inferred CDS: deleted 1 base in 1 codon), with translation MVAVVRSLMVLLLAEVLLEGATGLIPEVGRRKYSESGKQTPERSESFLNEFELRLLNMFGLRRRPTPSKQAVVPQYMVDLYRMHSANGDHSTKRPKSMGKHAERAASKANTIRSFHHEESMEALAGLKGKTTQQFYFNLTSIPDEELITSAELRVYRDQVMGAAPPNNSSTYSSTSDSFSAGGIHRINIYELFGLPAAQGREPLARLLDTRLVQDSLSRWESFDVSPAVSQWTSGKGHNHGFMVEVLHPEEGDMDGKHAQRRSRHIRVSRSLQQDQDSWPQARPLLVTYGHDGRGDSVLHTREKRQAALRKQRRKHQNKASCKRHALYVDFSDVGWNEWIVAPPGYHAFYCHGECPFPLADHLNSTNHAIVQTLVNSVNSNIPRACCVPTDLSPISLLYLDEYEKVILKNYQDMVVEGCGCR, from the exons ATGGTCGCCGTGGTCCGCTCTCTCATGGTACTGCTGCTCGCTGAAGTGTTGCTGGAAGGTGCTACGGGACTTATCCCCGAGGTCGGCCGGAGGAAATACAGCGAATCCGGGAAGCAGACCCCAGAGCGGTCGGAGAGCTTCCTCAACGAGTTTGAGCTTCGGCTTCTCAATATGTTTGGACTGAGGCGCAGGCCGACCCCGAGCAAGCAAGCAGTGGTGCCGCAGTACATGGTGGACCTTTACCGCATGCACTCAGCAAACGGAGACCACAGCACGAAACGGCCGAAGAGCATGGGGAAACACGCAGAGAGAGCCGCCAGCAAGGCCAACACGATTAGAAGCTTTCACCATGAAG AGTCTATGGAGGCCCTGGCC GGACTGAAAGGCAAAACGACCCAGCAGTTCTACTTCAACCTCACTTCTATCCCTGATGAGGAGCTCATCACCTCTGCAGAGCTACGTGTCTACAGAGATCAGGTCATGGGAGCTGCACCCCCCAACAACAGCTCCACATACAGCAGCACCAGTGATAGCTTTTCTGCTGGTGGCATCCATCGTATCAACATTTATGAGCTATTCGGACTTCCTGCCGCTCAAGGTAGGGAACCTTTGGCACGTCTGCTGGACACTCGGCTAGTGCAGGACTCTTTGAGCCGCTGGGAGAGCTTTGACGTCAGCCCCGCTGTGTCTCAGTGGACCTCTGGGAAAGGTCACAACCATGGCTTTATGGTGGAGGTGCTTCACCCAGAGGAGGGGGATATGGATGGGAAGCACGCCCAGAGACGTAGTAGGCACATCAGAGTGAGCCGGTCCCTGCAGCAGGACCAGGACTCATGGCCTCAGGCTCGGCCTCTGCTGGTGACGTATGGCCATGACGGCCGTGGGGACTCTGTACTCCACACACGGGAAAAGCGTCAGGCGGCACTCCGCAAACAGCGCAGGAAGCACCAGAACAAGGCCAGCTGCAAGAGGCATGCCCTGTATGTGGACTTCAGTGATGTGGGTTGGAACGAGTGGATAGTGGCGCCACCTGGCTACCACGCCTTTTATTGCCATGGGGAATGTCCGTTCCCCCTGGCAGACCACCTCAATTCTACCAATCATGCCATCGTGCAGACGCTGGTCAACTCAGTCAACTCGAACATCCCCAGAGCCTGTTGCGTGCCCACTGACCTCAGCCCCATCTCCCTGCTCTACCTGGATGAATACGAGAAGGTCATCCTAAAAAACTACCAGGATATGGTGGTGGAGGGCTGTGGCTGCCGGTGA